A portion of the Lolium rigidum isolate FL_2022 chromosome 1, APGP_CSIRO_Lrig_0.1, whole genome shotgun sequence genome contains these proteins:
- the LOC124683105 gene encoding callose synthase 7-like, whose amino-acid sequence MTQRRFSNFPGSSEAVLELPEIKSASDAIRNIDVLPKPHLSSVHREGKSIQDLLDCLSLALGFQLSYVKLEAALFDLLERFGVTYKWSFQLMLFLMFWKAL is encoded by the exons ATGACGCAAAGGAGATTCAGCAATTTTCCTGGTTCTTCTGAAGCAGTTCTGGAACTCCCGGAG ATAAAAAGTGCTAGTGATGCAATACGGAACATAGATGTTCTTCCAAAGCCACACCTGTCCTCAGTGCACAGGGAAGGaaaatctatccaggatttacttGACTGTCTTTCCCTAGCACTTGGATTTCAG CTCTCATATGTTAAATTGGAAGCAGCTCTGTTTGATCTCTTGGAAAGATTTGGTGTAACTTACAAATGGTCCTTTCAGCTTATGCTGTTTCTTATGTTTTGGAAAGCATTGTAA